Proteins from a genomic interval of Toxotes jaculatrix isolate fToxJac2 chromosome 5, fToxJac2.pri, whole genome shotgun sequence:
- the si:ch211-272n13.3 gene encoding ankyrin repeat domain-containing protein 26 isoform X5: MKKIFSFTKKKKHPTGTPDNGSVLSVGYELKEKDLGKVHKAASVGDLAKLKQLAKKNDINQLDKENRTALHIACASGHVEVVQFLVQSKAKLNLCDNQNRSALMKAVQGQHEQCVSILLDSHADPNLVDINGNTALHLAANIPSISTAILLLEHEANINAQNKEGFTPLTVAVREDHIEMAEFLLKETADMNCMDQDQRSPLMIAAGNGQIGMLRLLLRFNADITLKDTKGWSADDYAVMNGHHPCSLLIIEHGTQRNDGPSLSHQDPSKKKKKMLLGSPFQDVEAGFSLGGPATDKDDFEDNSQSESLSRVSKSAVDEWPSSEDDDESALTEKKPQKVNLRKMIASKKGEASALPARSLSGTDSEPESENRVQRIPSLPKALAPSNTLQHPVDPSPVSFLSKAPQLTSTPLPSYRKKEDSTEDDEEEEQDNDDDDNDNKEEVRDDDEKEEEGDISDEGDQPGESGESVDATLPVPETEVSKDKKRDFLSELGLEKGEEEQDSWDSESNSENPNMLHEEKQRLTTQDQEEMSAVKEDIKENLFYIPSFLRGEGGNRMADLVPRRSVGSPRDSQGKAGNSNNGDNGREHAEDDTTQKETEKAKWEPLNVLSKLDGDNDQKTDLMEELGLGDVDDLEDASDWDSASTASKRTLPGRRMASPGLEEFPECTDQGEDVSPAAPLIPLRNTDSGTRLPSTPPQLVPHPQPRARKMVLQKPESEEESDWEPDNLTSSNAAKMELPNIAELQAVVKPGSPDLSSVLRDSNSNKESDEPQLKVGKETTKTVMEVQKSSASWDTGGTTLEKVGTEKPETRLGCLSSEAGIIHQEQQPAATKSTNDAPVQAHLPLQPTYNSNKKEGQAVEDTLKLELVRGAHRGRAPQTNSHVNGDPLSVFDDSTLSEVSDDEGRLPASGHQKNQKPEEVEMAEDFDELTQSSDTATDDIDSPTSGYRHASLLIQKLDSPSLDSRSMVKLQNIFHEYERSIQKARSRHGYLADKVSQLEMERAELKSSLEEVKDVKSALERNQLELQTEVTNLRFQLKQEQENRRNATMMYNTTRDKLRRTEEQHQLEVQERQKVELTLRNLELEMRTLVNNMKQLEEDHSETQRLLAQERSARTLQENLLNSHLRKQQEIEEENKRNISKSNEALSQLTEASDRERELLQQNATLQEQLAILRTDLERSQANSSLKESHILEENEALKEQLEDARRDLKINSEALTQTVFNCNNQVTTLKSELAMITTRLENERQTRETLEVEVESTRTRLVGAVKETERCLAAHTDTEKALLWEKEEHQRLRDRLTGEAASQRETVSSLSQKLAKAEAHSNSMENEVHRVTLQLTEKGLLLDVLQREKDQAAARAKELEAALQAERELVSRAGARQEATQERLAQAQSEGMLLRQQLEEAQNKGVAKERAVTDAQERFSDILSKLRSDCEERVQLVEERNKELASKAADLRDQIYKLEEEKNERETSLRQLQQELADSLKKLSMSEASLEVNTRYRNDLEEEKARLLKDVDRLKGKLEESEDHYVQAERRINSLKSSLDEREKELTTAAQKLQEALSASAASDTTIKQLEDAVQRLEIENARLEAAAKQQSNKIDALQKGAHEAAMLSDCSPGGGVGIVDVRGHLEDLVTNLQSSKMTLEDQLSREVQKQSMLSHTAQDSQALWEEELKSRSKLGLRLAELEKEKGELSTQMEIEKKKAKKIAEQKKAVDSRLDQEMKRNTELQKEMYRLRTLLKTAKKKLRDQDTGGAEFGSPMSSLRMDQGRHSQAEGSFGRMKEKVDDLQVQLEKEVSRRSQLEKVNGELKDQLASLKSFSRSTDQLERSKRQLEEEVLDLRRRMEAAQVEQSQVEQYRRDAEERVRQEIQQKLEQVNLFLQSQAASQEALDQIKAANEANLRSQLEQKIRELEGELGRARATQQDSLSQRDSTRTELERYHQLYTEELRLRKSLAAKLERANSRLSEANSKLLNERSRSLINSSFANGSLGGPSLDVGTLGSPANYGATLGPVNRSLSLGLSLLNPVTEGQNSRVEDYLAKMQSELDRNISKEVYNATAELDVASARMSPVGSASRVELDPVSRATQQYLEVLKKNNMI, encoded by the exons ATGAAGAAGATATTCAGCTTCactaagaaaaagaaacatccGACTGGTACCCCTGATAATGGCAGTGTGCTTTCTGTTGGCtatgaactgaaagaaaaggACCTCGGGAAGGTACACAAGGCTGCTTCAGTGGGTGATTTGGCAAAGTTGAAGCAGCTTGCCAAAAAGAATGATATCAATCAACTTGACAAGGAGAACAG AACTGCACTTCATATCGCCTGTGCCAGTGGACATGTTGAAGTGGTGCAATTCCTTGTTCAGAGCAAAGCCAAGCTTAACCTATGCGACAATCAAAATAGATCCGCCTTAATGAAG GCGGTGCAGGGACAGCATGAGCAATGTGTGAGCATTCTTCTGGACAGTCATGCCGATCCTAACCTGGTGGACATCAATGGCAATACAGCTCTACATTTAGCAGCAAACATCCCATCCATCTCCACTGCTATCCTGTTGCTGGAGCATGAGGCTAATATCAACGCCCAAAATAAG GAGGGGTTCACACCTTTAACTGTGGCAGTCCGTGAGGACCATATCGAGATGGCTGAGTTTCTCCTCAAGGAGACTGCCGACATGAATTGTATGGACCAAGACCAAAG GTCCCCATTAATGATAGCTGCTGGCAATGGACAAATCGGTATGTTGCGGCTACTCTTGCGGTTTAACGCAGATATCACACTAAAGGATACCAAAGGATGGTCAGCTGATGACTACGCAGTAATGAATGGGCATCATCC TTGTTCCCTCCTGATCATTGAGCATGGCACACAGAGGAACGATGGACCCTCTCTGTCACATCAAGATCcaagcaaaaagaagaaaaagatgctGTTGGGCAGTCCTTTCCAAGATGTTGAAGCAGGCTTTTCTTTAGGAGGACCAGCCACTGACAAAGATG ATTTTGAAGACAATTCTCAATCAGAATCACTGAGTCG GGTCTCAAAAAGTGCCGTTGATGAATGGCCTTCatctgaagatgatgatgaatcGGCTTTAACCGAAAAG AAACCACAGAAAGTAAACCTGAGGAAAATGATTGCATCTAAAAAGGGAGAAG CTTCTGCACTGCCTGCCAGGTCCTTGAGTGGTACAGATTCTGAACCAGAGAGTGAGAATAGAGTCCAGAGAATCCCATCCCTCCCAAAGGCTTTAGCACCCAGCAACACTCTACAGCACCCAGTAGATCCATCTCCTGTGTCCTTCCTTTCCAAAGCACCCCAGTTGACTTCCACCCCTCTTCCAAGCTACAGAAAG aaaGAAGATTCCACTGAGgatgacgaggaggaggagcaggacaatgatgatgatgacaacgACAAcaaagaggaggtgagagatGATGacgagaaagaggaggaaggagacatcTCAGATGAAGGTGATCAGCCTGGAGAGAGTGGAGAGTCTGTTGACGCCACATTACCTGTTCCTGAGACAGAAGTCTCTAAAGATAAGAAAAGAG ATTTCCTGTCTGAGCTGGGTCTAGAgaagggagaagaagagcaagatTCTTGGGACTCTGAG tCCAATTCTGAAAACCCCAATATGCTGcatgaagagaaacaaaggtTGACTACTCAGGATCAAGAAGAGATGTCTGCTGTTAAAGAAGACATTAAAGAAA ACTTGTTTTATATTCCCTCTTTTTTAAGAGGGGAAGGAGGCAATAGGATGGCAGATCTAGTGCCTCGGAGGAGTGTAGGCAGCCCAAGAGACAGCCAGGGAAAGG CTGGAAACAGCAATAATGGTGATAATGGACGAGAACATGCTGAAGATGACACTACACAGAAGGAG ACTGAGAAGGCAAAATGGGAACCACTTAATGTTTTGAGTAAACTTGACGGAGATAATGACCAAAAGACAG ACTTAATGGAAGAGCTTGGTCTAGGTGATGTTGACGATCTTGAAG ATGCATCAGACTGGGACTCGGCCAGTACAGCCAGTAAGAGAACCCTGCCTGGCCGCAGAATGGCCTCCCCTGGACTTGAGGAGTTCCCAGAATGCACCGATCAGGGTGAGGAtgtttctccagcagctccCCTGATTCCTCTGAGGAACACTGACTCTGGCACGAGACTGCCCAGCACACCCCCTCAACTTGTACCCCATCCTCAACCTCGGGCAAGGAAAATGGTGCTTCAGAAACCAGAGAGTGAGGAAG aaTCAGATTGGGAACCAGACAATTTAACATCTTCCAATGCAgccaaaatggagctgccaaacATAGCTGAGCTTCAGGCAGTGGTTAAACCAG GTTCCCCTGACCTTTCATCAGTGTTAAGagacagtaacagtaacaaagAGTCTGACGAGCCTCAGCTTAAG GTTGGCAAAGAAACGACCAAGACTGTGATGGAGGTGCAAAAATCCAGTGCTTCCTGGGATACTGGTGGAACGACACTGGAAAAAGTGGGTACTGAGAAACCTGAGACCAGGTTAGGATGCCTGTCAAGTGAAGCTGGAATAATTCACCAGGAACAGCAGCCTGCAGCAACCAAGAG CACCAATGACGCACCAGTGCAGGCGCATCTCCCACTCCAGCCGACCTACAATAGCAACAAAAAGGAGGGGCAAGCTGTAGAGGACACCTTAAAGCTGGAGCTGGTCAGAGGGGCCCATCGCGGCAGAGCCCCTCAGACCAACAGCCATGTTAACGGAgatcctctctctgtgtttgacgATAGCACTTTAAGTGAAGTGTCGGACGATGAAGGAAG GTTGCCAGCCAGTGGGCATCAGAAAAATCAG AAGCCTGAGGAAGTGGAGATGGCAGAAGACTTTGATGAACTCACGCAGTCATCGGACACAGCCACAGATGACATTGACTCTCCCACTTCAGGCTATCGTCACGCATCCCTCCTCATACAGAAGCTGGACTCACCCAGTTTAG ATTCGAGAAGCATGGTGAAGCTGCAGAACATTTTCCACGAATATGAACGCTCTATCCAAAAGGCGAGGAGCCGCCATGGGTACCTGGCAGACAAGGTGAGCCAGCTGGAAATGGAGCGAGCAGAGTTGAAGAGCTCTCTAGAGGAAGTTAAAGATGTTAAGTCTGCCTTGGAGCGCAACCAGCTGGAACTGCAGACTGAAGTCACAAACCTCAG ATTTCAGCTGAAACAAGAGCAGGAAAATCGCCGCAATGCCACCATGATGTACAACACCACCAGAGATAagctgaggaggacagaggagcagcaTCAGCTAGAGGTTCAGGAGCGACAGAAGGTGGAGCTCACCCTCAGGAACCTGGAGCTGGAGATGAGAACACTGGTCAACAACATGAAACAG CTTGAAGAGGACCACAGTGAGACCCAGAGGCTGCTGGCTCAGGAGCGCAGTGCAAGGACACTGCAGGAGAATCTGCTCAACAGCCATCTCCGTAAGCAGCAGGAGATAGAAGAGGAGAACAAGAGAAATATAAGCAAAAGCAATGAG GCCTTGTCCCAGCTTACTGAGGCCAGTGACAGGGAGAGGGAGTTGCTACAGCAGAATGCTACCTTACAGGAGCAGCTGGCCATCCTTAGAACAGACCTCGAGCGTTCGCAGGCCAACAGCAGTCTCAAAGAGAGCCACATTTTAGAGGAGAACGAGGCCCTCAAGGAACAGCTGGAAGATGCTCGACGAGATCTCAAAATCAACAGTGAAGCCCTGACCCAAACTGTCTTCAACTGCAATAACCAGGTGACCACCCTGAAGTCTGAGTTAGCTATGATAACAACCCGCCTGGAAAATGAGCGACAAACTCGTGAAAcactggaggtggaggtggagtcCACTCGTACCCGCCTGGTCGGTGCAGTAAAGGAGACTGAGCGTTGCCTCgcagctcacacagacacagagaaagctCTTCTCTGGGAGAAAGAGGAACACCAGCGTCTTAGAGACAGACTCACAG GAGAAGCTGCCAGTCAGCGCGAGACTGTTAGCAGCTTGTCCCAGAAGCTGGCCAAGGCAGAGGCTCATTCAAACAGCATGGAGAATGAAGTTCATCGGGTCACACTGCAGCTGACAGAGAAGGGCCTACTGCTGGATGTCTTACAGCGGGAAAAGGACCAGGCAGCTGCACGTGCCAAAGAGCTAGAAGCAGCTCTGCAGGCCGAGAGGGAGCTGGTCAGTCGTGCCGGAGCTCGCCAAGAGGCCACACAGGAGCGGCTAGCCCAAGCCCAAAGTGAGGGTATGTTATTACGGCAACAGCTAGAGGAGGCCCAAAACAAAGGTGTTGCCAAGGAGCGTGCTGTGACAGATGCCCAAGAACGCTTCAGTGACATTCTCTCCAAGCTACGTTCTGACTGCGAAGAGAGGGTACAACTAGTGGAGGAGAGAAATAAGGAGCTCGCCAGTAAGGCTGCTGATCTGCGAGATCAGATCTATAAgttagaggaagagaagaacGAACGAGAG ACTAGTCTaaggcagctgcagcaggagttAGCTGACTCACTCAAGAAGCTGTCAATGAGTGAAGCTTCTCTGGAGGTTAACACACGCTATCGCAATGacctggaggaagagaaggcTCGCCTCCTCAAAGACGTGGACAGGCTTAAAGGAAAG CTGGAGGAGAGCGAAGACCACTATGTGCAGGCTGAGAGACGAATTAACAGTCTGAAGAGCAGCCTTgatgagagggagaaggagctcACCACTGCTGCTCAGAAACTCCAGGAGGCGCTGTCTGCCTCAGCAGCTTCTGATACCACCATCAAACAGCTGGAGGACGCCGTACAGAG GCTCGAGATAGAGAATGCAAGGCTGGAAGCGGCTGCTAAGCAACAGTCCAACAAAATTGATGCTCTTCAGAAAGGGGCTCATGAAGCTGCCATG CTATCTGACTGCTCACCTGGAGGAGGGGTTGGTATTGTGGAT GTCAGAGGTCATTTGGAGGACTTGGTTACAAACCTCCAAAGCAGTAAGATGACTTTGGAAGACCAACTCAGTAGAGAG GTCCAGAAACAAAGCATGCTGTCTCACACAGCCCAGGACTCGCAGGCCCTCtgggaggaggagctgaagagtCGTTCTAAGTTAGGACTGCGTCTGGCAGAacttgaaaaggaaaaaggagaactGAGCACGCAG ATGGaaatagaaaagaagaaagCCAAGAAAATAGCAGAGCAGAAAAAGGCTGTAGATTCTCGTCTGGAccaagagatgaagagaaacacagagcttCAAAAAGAAATGTACAG GCTGCGTACTCTATTGAAGACTGCAAAGAAGAAACTGCGGGATCAGGACACAGGTGGAGCTGAGTTTGGCTCTCCTATGAGCAGTCTACGGATGGACCAGGGCAGACACAGCCAGGCTGAGGGTAGCTTCGGACgaatgaaagaaaag GTGGATGATCTCCAGGTGCAGCTGGAGAAGGAAGTGTCTCGTCGCAGCCAACTAGAGAAGGTGAATGGGGAGCTTAAGGATCAGCTGGCCTCCCTGAAGAGCTTCAGCCGCAGTACTGACCAGCTGGAGAGGAGTAAgaggcagctggaggaggaggtatTGGACCTGAGACGCCGAATGGAGGCTGCTCAGGTGGAGCAGAGCCAGGTGGAGCAGTACCGCCGTGATGCAGAGGAGAGGGTCCGTCAAGAGATACAACAGAAACTGGAGCAGGTCAACCTCTTCCTGCAG TCCCAGGCAGCATCCCAAGAAGCACTGGATCAGATTAAAGCAGCCAATGAGGCTAACCTGCGCTCTCAGCTGGAGCAAAAGATCCGGGAGCTGGAGGGGGAACTGGGCCGCGCCCGTGCCACCCAGCAAGACAGCCTTAGCCAAAGAGACTCCACACGCACCGAGCTAGAGCGATACCACCAGCTCTATACTGAGGAGCTGCGTCTCCGCAAGTCCCTGGCTGCCAAACTCGAAAG GGCCAACAGTCGGCTCTCAGAAGCCAACTCTAAGTTGCTCAACGAGCGTAGCAGGTCTCTTATCAACAGCAGCTTTGCAAACGGTAGCCTTGGAGGGCCCTCGCTGGACGTAGGCACTTTGGGTTCACCAGCAAACTATGGGGCCACACTGGGACCTGTCAACAGAAGCCTCAGCCTGGGACTCTCCCTTCTCAACCCTGTGACTGAGGGACAGAACAGCAGGGTGGAGGACTATCTGGCCAAG atgcaGAGTGAATTGGATAGAAACATATCAAAGGAAGTGTACAACG CCACAGCCGAGCTGGATGTTGCCTCTGCGCGTATGTCCCCGGTGGGCTCTGCCTCGAGGGTGGAGCTGGACCCCGTCAGCAGGGCGACGCAGCAGTACTTGGAGGTACTGAAGAAGAACAATATGATCTGA